From the genome of Astatotilapia calliptera chromosome 3, fAstCal1.2, whole genome shotgun sequence:
ctctggtttaagtttattttgatttttttccagttatgttatattttgagtttaacattaaagctgttttgagttcacgACTGTCTCTGGaatctgcaccttgggtcctattcctgtctgcatGCAGCCACTCATAACAGTAGCAGGAGATCTagctcattttttttatttccttctaatttttttgtttgttctattttgttttagttatttgtcTGTCATAGTAAATACCATTATCATACACGTATTGAGAGTGATCTAAAAGTTATATAGTTATACTCGgagtttattcatttattttgaattgaTAGTGTCATGAAACCACCGTAGAATTGACCATGAGAACGATAAAATTACCTGTTTATCTctgtattgttttattgtacagTCCAGTATTACACTGCAGTTTTTCATCTTTGAATCTTACAGTCAAGTTAAATGTTATACATCTTGTAATCATATGCATCATAACATGGATTTATAACAAATTATGTTCTGGgtgtgaaaagtgaagccaattaAGCAAAGTTTGTTCAacttatattaaatataatgaccagcagggggagactaCTGTGCAAATAAATGTACTCAGCTGTAACTTATGTAGTCATTCATTACAGATTAACCTCTCTTCTTATATTTCCTTCTCTCTCAAGTTTGAAGATAAAATAACGGAAATCCAGCAGCAGGAAACAGATgaacagcagagagaggaagCTGAGCAACAAGGGGAGGTCCTAAAACAGGAGTTGGGAATGGGATTTACTTAACATGTGTATATTTGTAAAATAGATGCATTATTAATTTAGGAAttaacaacacatttttattttgaacattcATAATAAGCAAaaggtttttttgttaaaaagaagaaaaatatagttAAAAAGTATAGTTTATACATGAAGCTGAAAACCATTCTCCGGGGCTGTTCATCCACAAACTGGCAGCAGGGTCCCTGCACAGTTTAATTAATATAACACCGTGCATtgtttgcacaaaaacaaacacatatgaTAAATGTTAGTaacaaaatagataaataaaatttttacaAAAGACTTTTTGTCATTGTCCTCCAGTCCTCTTGTGCTCACTCACTGTGGATGTGCATCCGTATGTACATAGTGCTACATGGCAGTAtgtacagatgtttttttttttctccagaccTAGATGGACAATTTACTTTCTACTCATTCTTGGTAAGGGAGATTTatttatgtacatttttttttgtttttttgtatctaTCTACCTGTTTTGCCAagataaatgttttgtttatttttgaacaTGAGGTCAAAGTAGTCAGAAAATCACctcaaatttgaaaaaaatgaaataaaataaaacacaaaactaaacCCAACAACAACCCACAATACCTCATAAACTGACGATCCTATTTTATTGGTAGCTTTCGCTTCACTCCACAGCCATGCTGAGGCCTTCTACTAAAGGTAGCATAGCCTGTTATGTATAGgtcagacatgagtgagagagaTAACTAAAGCCATACTGGCTTGGATGTCACCTCAGGTCCCTGTCAGGTGTTGGGGAACCAGGACTCAATGTTGAGAAGTGGACTACTGGACTAAGAAAGTATAGACAGGGACAAGGGATTAGAACAGGCCTAATGATCCCACTACTGGCCAAAATAAAGGCAGTGTGTAGAGAATTTTTATAACTATTGGCAGCAGGCTGTCCATAAGTGAGGGCTTGGagactgccaagcaaagactctcAGAGATTTGGGAGTCTTTGCACATTTGGGAGTCTTAGCTTGAGAGTCAAGGCAGGAGAATGAACCAGCTGTACTCTGAGTTGCAGGGGAACAGGATTCCTGATCCAAccccaccaaggctggagatggaGGGATACTGAAAAGGGATATGAGAGAAGGACAGAACACATAACAACAATTTTTATTGGCTAGTGGATCACTGAACATCAAACTGATAGACAGTGATAAACACAGAGACCTGAACTGATTCATGCCTattggctaaagaagctgactgcactccaagagcatctggcagcacaaatgaacctaTTAGCCTATAAATGAACTGCTATTAGACCATGCCAGACAGTCCTGATCTCCAAGAATACCCAGAAGAGACCACTGCCATCCAACTACCAGCCAATAACCTGATTCAGTATCACATGGAAGCTTCTGTCAGCCATCATATCAGTTAAGATGAACAAGCATACTGCATGGTTCAATACACGAGTGGAGCACAGAAAGGAAGTGGCAGGGGTAAAACAACAGAGCAGTTAgctgagactgcaagaccagacctACAAACCCACACACATGGATCCTGGGATGTTTAGAAATGTATGgacaacattttaatttttttatcttGCAGATTTTCAAGTCAGAATTTCAAATGCACTGTGGTGCCAAGCACATATTGTTTGCCAAGAACAACTCGGTAAAATCTCTATAGGCTCGTTTTATTCACGTGAATCtcttaagtattattattattcttttctacttcttatttcagttattacatTATGTGACATTGTCTAAGGCAGGAAAGGCTGGAGGAAGAAAGGGGCACATTTAATCAACATCATTTCAATGATGTTGAAATTATCATTGTTTGGCAAGTTTCCGTGTTAGCACGAACAATGACCTGATCCAACAGATCTGTATTGCTGTGTAATGGTACATGTAATGCAAGACTCTTCAATTctgctttttaaagttttatctgCATTTTAGTTCACACACTTTATTTGTCTTTGTGATGAATGACATCTACATCTACAAATACATTTATCTTTGTATCACACATTACTCCTTGCATACAGGTGAAGAAGGGCATTGATGCTCTTCTGCTTGAAATTTCTATGACTTGTAACATTGCATTTAGTTAATAGAACTGTTTCCTTGTACGGTGTTTAGAAGAAAGATGGATTAGATGGATTTTAGCAGTTTTACCCAGTTTTAGCTTACAGGCATGAAACATCACACTCATACAGCCAGGAGAGCTCTGAAATCAGAGTTGTGCTCCCACTCCTTTATGCACTCCAAGGAGAAAGGCAGGAAGTCACAAATTGATCATACCACATATCACAAGGCTCGCTATGTAACCTAATGGAACAATGGGCATGCTGTTTTGTGCCCTTGGCGTTATCAGCAAGTGCAAAGGGAGTTGTCGTCTCCATCAACTGAGGCTGAAATAAGTTCATCTAGCTTTAGAAACTATTTCACTGTTACAGTGCCACAACAAAGCATATGTATAAGCACTTAAACTCTTTAAATGAGAATTGTAGAAATTTTCCATTACGCTTCactatattatttttatataaatgtttaatttagtAAATTGTGTTCACCATTTTAATAAGATGTCAGTAGTAATATACCTATACTTTTTTGCCCCCCACACCCCCACTTCCCCTTCCCCCCTGCacgtacatgtgtgtgtgtgtacgcgtgCGTGTCCCCCTGTAGTAGCCACTTTTGCACGTGCATGCGAGTTCAGGGGTCATATGAGTTCACATGTGTTTAATAGcgttttatttaatgaaaccattatgtgttttaattaaactcttttTAAAGGATTGTATAGGTCTCAGAGCTCTGTTATTTAGACATAGATGATTTAATTTAACTAGTTTAGGGGTATTTTTACTAGTGAGGatcattttgctttttctttagtgctctgaaacacacagaggctaatagtttattagtttattaatACATATACAATAAatgtgattctgattctgaaataaaACCTTGTTAAGTTCAGTCCTGCCTGCGTGTCTGCAACTCTACCAGTCACACAGTGCTGCCTGACAGGGACCTCAATTAACCTAAAAAGTTAAATGTCAGAGTGAGCAATAACGTTTGTGAAATTATGTCTCAACTTCAATTTTAAATGATATCCACAAAGCTCCAACTTCCTCAAAATTTCACCAGTGGTGTTGCTTAACGGTTTATATGATAATTAGTTTATCCACAAGTCACAGACGTTGGCATGCTTTTCTTGGTTATCTCTAGTTTGCATGGTAAAATGAATAAGGGAAAAAgtgtaagaagaaaaactacCAGAATATGTCATACGTTTAGTAAATCTTTGGAGAAATGTTCTGAGATGTTTCTGTCatgacatatttttttcttcacgtgttttcagtttttgtgtagttgtcatatttttgttttgatataATTTGCTCAAGATTAATTTTTAGTCCTCATAATTTGACATTGTGTGCTTAGCGCACCTGAGTTTCCTATCTTAGCTTCTAGTCATCGTTCTAGTTGTGTAATATTTGTTATCATCTTTTTTCAGTGCTatcttttgttatttattttttttattttctttgtattatcgGGTATATTCTTATCTGCTCTGGTCCCCAGTTTCTGTCTTCGCTCTTTCCTTGAAATCTGCCATGTCtccagtttgtttctttgttgtaatctttctcttagtatcattaatttcttgttttacttctgtgtgtgttcttcCTTTATTGGGCGTCCAGTTTTAGTTCCTCCATAGGCATTTTGTTAGTTATCCCCATCTGTGTTCTCACCTCTTGCCTTCTGCCTCCTTATCCTCTGTGTATATATTGTCTCAGGCCTGGCCTTTGCCGCGTTCTCCATCTTGctgtgtattgttttttttttcttatttgttccTTCTAGTTTCCAAGTTTCCTCATTCCTTAGTTTGTAGGTTCTACTTCGCCTAAGGTTTTGATTATGAAATTCATATACTTTAGTTCAGCAATAAAACAgtgcgttttttatttttcaacaacTTGACATGATTTTTATTCTTCTTAGAGACTTGCAACACAGATTCTGTTCTAGGGTTTGGAAAAATACTTCAAAAACACTCATACTTTTCTAGTTGGTTCACTCTTCTGTTATGGTGTTCAATATGAATCACTGCTATTATACAGTAGCTAGCTTCTTCAGATTTAACTTTGTTGCAGTCAAGCAAGTTTATATCATTGAGTCTGTCTCCATGATTCTGTCCCTgagtaattaattaaaaaaatgtctgcaaATTGTGACAGTACAATCTGACCACGATATGGACCCAGCACACTCCGAGATGTACGAGCATCGGGAGGCAGCCTTCACCCAGCTGGAGGAAGAGCTCCACTGGAAGCCGTGGTGCGTCCCTGACTATGAGCACATCTTCCGTGGAATTCAGCCGGCTTTTGGACGTCCCCGGAGCTGCTGAAAACCCTCACTGCACTGTCActgactgggacagaaaatggaCAGAATAATAAGGGCTGTTTGTGAAGTGATTTTTGATTGCAGAGTTGTTTCTCCCATTTTTGATTTGAAATAAATGCAGTACTGTTATCACTTACTATGTTTGACCATCTCCAACAgcagaatgattttttttctgcatgagCATAAGTGTTTAAAAACATCCAAATCAATTACAAAATGGTAAAAATTACAAATAGTTCTATGGTCACAAAAGTACCTGAAAATAAATCCATGTTCAAAACCACAACACTTTTGTGTGCATGAAACAGTGCCATGGTCTATGGAAGGATATTAGTGAAATTCAACTTAAAACCAGTCTATTTGTCCTAGAAGAAAACTGGAATGGGTTAGCAGGGGAGTCATGCGTTCAACTGATTTTTGAAACAAAGGGCAGAACTCATCCACTTTGACTGCAACAGTatattttcagaatcagaatgagaatactttattgatccctaggggaaAATATTTttcgttacagtgctccatcATAAACAACCattaacaaagacagaaaatacactAAGTAAgaatagcacaatatatacaggcatatatatacataaaagtcacttattaataaatagctgaaaaagaacatGTGCAAGAAGGGTGTAGCTGTTGCAGTAAacagtggatgcgttgtacagggagatggccacaggcaggaaagatttcctgtgtcgttcagtggtgttTTTccgtaatctcagtctctcactgaacgtgctcctgtgactgaccagcatctCATGGAGTgtgtgggaggtgttatccaacattgtctttatcttggacaacatccgcctctccgacaccaccttaagggagtccagctccatccccacaacattactggccttacgAATCAGTTTatcgagtctgttggcatctgctaccctcagcctgctcccccagcatgcaacagcatagaggatcgcactggccacaacagactcgtagaaaatcctcagcattttctggcagatgttgaaggacctcagtcgcctcaaaaaatagagacgactctggcccttcctgtaaagtgctgtggtgtttttagcccagtccagtttattgtcaatgtgtactccaaggtatttatagtcctccacaatgtcaacactgaccccctggattgaaacaggggtcaaatgtttcctggtcttcctgaagtccacgatcaatGACAACAGGTTTGACAATGACAATTTGACAATGGCacgatgatgtgggaacaactgCCTAAGTCACCAACAAGTTGAAGATGGATGAAtagcagtgatgggaataacggggTTAAAAGTAATGCTGTTACTCCtcagtaactagtaatgtaactttttactttttctatcACTACAATGCTGTTACCATTACTAAAAAGAAAATGCGGTGCGGGCGCAtaattatttttcaaaacacagacagttgaagctgtcttcagcCTACCGGGAGCTTGGGGGGTGAAATATTTACACAAGTGCCGCAGGTTGGCTGAGGAAGGATAAAGTAGTCATGGAAAagcaatcacatgaccaatttaagatgACATAGCAATACGAAGCTATGCTAAATAgagatgggtattgataagattttcacgattctgattccattatcgattctgtttaacgattcgattctgtatcgattcttatttttaaaaaaggagaacactgaggtcgattagcttagaactttgaactttgaacaagatagaaatttaggagtaacatggccttacaaacccaacagtgagatcttaagagatacACAGcctaaaaattgtaaatgtaaaataataaaataaatattcttctgtagcaatataAGTATATAAGTattacataaattattctgtagcatttacacaagaatatccagtaatgtccctgcctacaattaaacacattcacttactgaaaatcgggggcatctgctgtggcaaatggcaAATTGTTTTACTTTGCTGTTTTCAAAACGTGTGCataggtttttaaaatgtacaatttatatttgcatttcaagttactAAGATGATTTGTTAAACATACTTGCAGTTGCTATGgtaaaaaatacaacttttttttccagcatgaggttgtgctgaagGGAATGATGCCAAACAAGGCAGATAAATagcttttaaaggtgaaatgcagagataaaatcaaaagtagtcttttttttttttttttttttgtaatgcaatagttacttttcctaaggagttttgaaagaaaagcatctggacttctttaagttgcttgaagacatttcacctctcatccaagaagctttttcagtactagggtcaaatggtgactgagaaccttcaatGACAGTTACTTTTcctaataattatttatttttatcatattATAACTCAGTTACCAACTCatattacttttttgaagaagtaagtAGTAACTATAACTAACtcatttttcaaagtaacttttcAAACACTAACCAATAGTGAGGAATAGTTGCTGAATAGGCCACATCCTGCCACATTATTGCCACATcttgtttaaaaaattaaaatcaacagCTATCAGAAAGTTCCATGTAAATGTAGAATGACGAAGCACTCTTTGTAATTTTCATTTTCCTAAGGTAAAGTGGTGCAACCCACACCAGACAAAGAAGTAAAATCATAAAGGAGAAAGGACAAATAAGCCAAAATGTGACACGGTTGACAAAAAGATACACTTTCCTATAACAATGCTAAGCCTATAACTCATCACATTTCCTTGGCACTAGCAGGTTTTCAAAGGTACACCCATAGTCATCCCAGCACATTTCAGCTGGAAGttcaaaaaacagagaaagtcactgaaaaaaaacatgcttggGTTTTCTTTGGTCTGAGCTATGGGGACAGATCCTGGATGTTTTTCCTGAGATCTATCACTACTGCCTACCACCAATGCTGTGTGGTTATCCATCATCAGTTCCCATctatatctggaacaaccccAGTCAATCTAGACCCTAGACAAGTGTCATTTCCTGATTTTGCAACTATGTAAATTAAAGAGAATCCTGTATATAAACACTGATCCAACTCTATTCGCACATCTACTCTGGAAGACTGAAGCTACTGGCTGATACTGAAAAGAGTGAAGACGCTCAACAAAAGGTCTGCTGCAAACTCTCAAATGATCATCTATCACTTATTTAATGAACTGTCAGTCATTTTGggtctttgtttttacacagaGGTACCATGAAGCTGTTGACTGTGTCTGCACTTCTTTGTGTGATGATGGCTATGTCCACTGTTGCTGGTGAGTATTGCAGCACAATAGTCATTATATAAAGAAATCATTGTATTATAAAgagaaaacatgacaaaaatataattaaatatgtAGTTAAATATGAAATACAACTGCATATaatggagaaagagaggaggcAGGGATTGTTACATAGAGAACTTGGATTGAGAACGAGCatccaaaaagagaaaaaaaaagatacaagcAACTCTATTGTTTTTCTGACACAAGAAgtgtgtttaatattttttgctTGTACTCAGAAGAACACCATAGTATTAAaagagcaacggcacattttgtaaaaaaaaaaaaaaaaatagttgttCTAAATTAGGAACCATAATCtcggttttattgtttttctgaaTTATTACAATGAATTATTTTCCTCCAGCACAGAGGTGCAGGGGTTGTCCGAATGGTTGGTCTCGGATCCATCGTCGCTGCTTTCTCTATGTTCCAAGAGCCATGAATTGGGCTACAGCTGAGGTAAACTTCTCTTACTTTGTCTCCAACACTGCTATTAAAATACATGTTAGTCCAGTTGTGACTTTGAAAaactgctctgtctgtcactcTTCATTAAAGAGAAACTGCCTGTCCATGGGAGCAAACCTTGCATCTGTGCACACCAGCGCAGAGCACCAGCTGATTCAGAGGCTGACTGCCCATAATGGCTACGGAGTAACTTGGGTTGGAGGAACTGATGCATCtggggtatttttttttatcattacaaTAAGTGTGTTATGATATGTCTTTTCTCCTGTCTTTTGAAGTTGTCTCTATATCTGTTTAgcatcttacaatataaactaCTTTGAGGAAACTTggcaccatataaataaaatttaactgaattttttttttttaaactatttctTATATGCATCTTTTCCAGTAGTTTGTATTCAGCTTGACTTCACTAAACTCAGTTTTGAGGGTTTTTCATTAGATGGTAATAGGTGGTGCTACCTGATGCAAGGTTTCAAGCTGGTTCGATCTGAAAATACAGCGCCTACACACTGCATGCCACCAGGTGTCCAGTCAATGGTGTCATTTGATGAGTCATGAGAGTGACTCATCACCATCATTTTTGAAAGATTGTTGTCTATATTAATGGAGGATCTGAGATGGACTACAGGGATTAACACAAAAAGTTACAAGCAGCTTAAATAATATTGCCTACCTATTAGAGATTTGCTAATTGGTTAGATCGAAAGTTATGACGGTGGGTTGATCTGTAAAAACTGTGGCTAGCCTCAATATTCTGACCTGGACTAATGCTATGTTCAATTTCTGTCCTCTAGGAGGGTATTTGGTTGTGGAGTGATGGGAGCCGTTTCAACTATCAAAACTGGTGCGGAGGAGAGCCCAATAATTATTTGAAACAGGATTGTCTGCAGATAAATTATAGCGGTAATTGAAATCACATTGATTTACATGAGTtcttgtgattaaaaaaatgtgtacaaTATTTTACTGATTTCTGAATTTGAAAATTGCAGGTTCCAAATGTTGGGATGATCAGCACTGTCATGTTAATCTGCCATCTATCTGTGCCAGGAAAATATCAAGACGCTGGGTCGGCACTGAAGCATGAAAATGCCGTTACCACACAAACACCCTGATATATAATGGTGTTTATATTCTGCTTGCtattttgctttctttcacTTTCCACCATTGCATTTGTCCTCTCCCTCTAGCACCGAACCAGATGAACAAAGTGACAAGTCAACTGTGTTTTAGGCCTCGTGTCTTTAACAGTAGCACACTGATTGTGTTACCAAAGGATTGATTtgagcactttttttctgcagagtaaactttttttgtgttttacgcAGCATTAAAGCTTTCAGTCAAGCATATTTTCTGTGTCATGTATCTTGTGTTTAGCCATATATAAGTGTAGATTAATATCTACCTGCaacatcttaaaaaacaaacaaaccaaaaatgataaaacagaaGAGTGgacagagattttaaaaattcaaccTAATATCCTTCATATTGAGGTTATACTTGCCAAGCACCAGTTAACTACAGTTAACAATAACTCTAGTGCCTTTTAAATAGAGTGTATATAGAGTGTAAAGCATTGAGGGCAGTACTCATCTTTGCAGTACATCCAAAAGCGCACTATTTACCAGCTGCTATAGAAAGGACAGAACAGATGTTTAAAACTATTGATATTAATTAAATCAAGTGCAGACAATGTTATTGctctaaataaatgtgtgttaaACTAtgctgcatgctgaggtggcaacccctaaccctactcaagtatatttaaataaatgtaatttaaaataaattaaacttaAAATAGGGACGTATTCAAAAGTTTCAGGATACTGGTCCTCAAtgactggagtttgacaccagGCCTTTGCAGAGATGTTTGAAAGGGCAAGTGTTCAAAGTTAAAAATTGACACACAGAACCAGGGTGAATAGGAGTAACCCAGAACGAAGCGAAACACAGAGAGCACAGAAAGGCaaatgcgctggcatgacgtcggggcagcatgagtattTTTACATGAGTAAatttgctcgtactcatgctgccccgacatcagccagcgcatattgggaatggcataggcaccgatcggttttctgcCGCCCATTtcctgggagtaagggcgccctccgtttgcgaggtgcgcctgctgcttgcggcacagggaggagagggcggggcggtgAGGGATTCACTGGtcgctggagcagcatctaataaccaactcgcaaaataaaacaaaataaaaacaaaacaacaaacacgagAACACCAGATATTATAATAAGACTTagaatttgcaccgatgtttttttcgaaattctatacgcgaaaagtgagcgcgagagccctcggtgcgcctgctcgctgctgaagtcaaagtaaactttattgtcatctccactacatacagtccagtatatagagagacgagacgacgaggctccagttacagcagtgcaagtaaacaaacaataaatacaagaagagtaagaaaataaatatacactttaggaccagaggtaaagggatcaataacaattttaaatttataatttacagcttgatgatttaaagcacaggtgtcgaactccaggcctcaagggccggtgtcctgcatgttttagatgtgtccttgatccaacacagctgatttaaatggctaaattatcacctcaacatgtcttgaagttctccagaagcctgttaatgaactaataatttgattcaggtgtgttgaaacagggtgatatctaaaacctgcgggacaccggccctcgaggcctggacttcgacacccctgatttaaagtctcacacacaacccttcgaaaggggagggggccggctgcttccaaagagcacatttcattcataatgatgtaattccaagcccattatgtattcatgatttgaatcgtgggttgtgtgaaatcccagaaatacacgttagacaaagtgaatctgtgaactaaggtgtagatctattaggttatgttgtggtgattctTGAgttgggggatgggtgttcatactggagtgcaaaattaaaaccaatggaagatggacgaGAAAAGTTtgaagccatcaggtgctcgttttagaaaaaaaagaaaagaagaacaatcagaatcagaatactttatcaatccctaaggaaattatgtgggttacagttgctccaagaagaaatggtaaaaatagtaacagtaacagactgaactccaaacaatacattatgttacagattttaacattaattagtcattgtcagttgttgatttgtcctgttctcattgtatgacgaattatgatggctgtttggtagccgtttgtatactatgcatactctctctctcttcatatgtgtgtgtgtgtgtgtgtgttgggggggggggcggcagagggagtgttcacccagggcgccaaacaggctggGACCACCACtggcaataaaatcaaaaaccaccagatttctgtcagactgAATAATATTTCATGATTAATGACCAGATTTGTGTGTTGGGGTTGTTGGATATAAAGAGGGCATACCGCAGTTTGTCAGATCCATGTCACTGGTGAATGATACATGTCACTGGTCCTAGAGAAGAGGTCTGCAGGTATTTGGTTCACTagacaaagaaatgaataaaggtTGCTCTGTTGACTCACCTCTTCTTTGTGTCTCTCATGAGTGCCCTTTGCAAccctaagaaaaaaatatccacaaaTG
Proteins encoded in this window:
- the LOC113019607 gene encoding ladderlectin-like produces the protein MKLLTVSALLCVMMAMSTVAAQRCRGCPNGWSRIHRRCFLYVPRAMNWATAERNCLSMGANLASVHTSAEHQLIQRLTAHNGYGVTWVGGTDASGEGIWLWSDGSRFNYQNWCGGEPNNYLKQDCLQINYSGSKCWDDQHCHVNLPSICARKISRRWVGTEA